A window of Zingiber officinale cultivar Zhangliang chromosome 5A, Zo_v1.1, whole genome shotgun sequence contains these coding sequences:
- the LOC121980771 gene encoding putative glucuronosyltransferase PGSIP8 — protein MGTRFFPAVAMAVLLVLALGASEAAEKKGRKHAYASMMYMGTPRDYEFYVATRVLMRSLARLAVDADRVVIASADVPPRWVQTMEEEDGVKVVTVENIKNPYVTQGNFNTRFKLTLNKLYAWSLVSYDRVVMLDADNIFLRNADELFQCGSFCAVFINPCIFHTGLFVLEPSTAVFKDMLHELEIGRANKDGADQGFLVSYFPELLDRPMFHPPANGTKLAGTYRLPLGYQMDASYYYLKLRWSVPCGPNSVITFPSMPSLKPWYWWSWPVLPLGLHWHELRRSTLGYASETPVMLIQAAIYLGLIAVTRLARPSLLKLCYSRRSERTVPFLHALVRAAAAWSVLTAYVLPFLLVPRTAHPVAGWALYALGAASLCSVVVAVFLLPALALMTPLAGALGSLLVMASPWYADGVQRALALFAYACCCAPAVWAAAASTAKSLNGSLERESFSPSRTGESIPMTQSNDKLY, from the exons ATGGGGACGCGGTTTTTCCCCGCGGTGGCGATGGCGGTGCTCTTGGTGCTTGCGCTGGGGGCGTCGGAGGCAGCGGAGAAGAAGGGGCGGAAACACGCCTACGCATCGATGATGTACATGGGTACACCGCGGGACTACGAGTTCTACGTAGCGACCCGCGTGCTGATGCGGTCGCTGGCGCGTCTCGCCGTCGACGCCGACCGCGTCGTCATCGCCTCCGCCGACGTTCCTCCCCGCTGGGTCCAAACAAT GGAGGAGGAGGACGGGGTGAAGGTTGTGACGGTGGAGAACATCAAGAACCCCTACGTGACGCAGGGCAACTTCAACACTCGCTTCAAGCTCACCCTCAACAAGCTCTACGCGTGGAGCTTGGTCTCTTACGACCGCGTCGTCATGCTCGACGCCGACAACATCTTCCTCCGCAACGCCGACGAGCTCTTCCAGTGCGGCAGCTTCTGCGCCGTCTTCATCAACCCCTGCATCTTCCACACCGGCCTCTTCGTCCTCGAG CCTTCGACGGCAGTGTTCAAGGACATGCTCCACGAGCTGGAAATCGGACGAGCGAATAAGGACGGCGCCGACCAGGGCTTCCTGGTGAGCTACTTCCCGGAGCTGCTAGACCGGCCGATGTTCCACCCGCCGGCGAACGGCACCAAGCTTGCCGGAACTTATAGGCTTCCGCTCGGTTACCAAATGGACGCTTCTTATTACT ATTTGAAGCTTCGATGGAGCGTGCCGTGCGGCCCCAACAGCGTGATCACCTTCCCGAGCATGCCGTCGCTGAAGCCGTGGTACTGGTGGTCGTGGCCGGTTCTCCCTCTGGGCCTGCACTGGCACGAGCTCCGACGGAGCACCCTCGGGTACGCCTCGGAGACGCCGGTGATGCTGATACAGGCGGCGATCTACCTGGGTCTCATCGCCGTCACCCGCCTGGCGCGACCCAGCCTGCTCAAGCTCTGCTACAGCCGGCGCTCGGAGCGCACGGTCCCGTTCCTGCACGCCCTGGTGAGGGCCGCCGCCGCGTGGTCGGTGCTGACTGCCTACGTCCTCCCCTTCCTCCTGGTGCCACGGACGGCGCACCCCGTGGCTGGGTGGGCGCTGTACGCCCTCGGCGCGGCTTCGCTCTGCTCGGTGGTGGTCGCCGTATTCCTCCTGCCGGCGCTAGCGTTGATGACGCCGCTGGCGGGAGCGCTGGGTTCCCTGCTCGTGATGGCGTCCCCCTGGTACGCCGACGGGGTGCAGAGGGCTTTGGCCTTGTTCGCGTACGCGTGCTGCTGCGCGCCCGCCGTGTGGGCGGCGGCGGCGAGCACGGCAAAGTCGTTGAATGGGTCGTTGGAGAGGGAGTCGTTCTCCCCGAGCAGAACAGGGGAGTCCATCCCCATGACCCAGTCCAACGACAAGCTCTACTAA
- the LOC121980772 gene encoding GATA transcription factor 4-like, producing the protein MPPLLILLLLLLLPSCLLLHYLYGKVDPPLQLTHISPSLSKFSSVVMAKEWEMMDFTMGVGMASAPPAAPFTAAAAASPAATYLYGSIPPIVDELLDLSPQQHEDCFPSMEGVAPGGATPYFSEFKPLQGPKSSSSSFDLYIPQCEEAAELEWLSKFVDDSFSDVPYCNSGLGAVIAPATKREATTPSRADHSTSVSAVWSSLVAPVTMQNASPPSPSSSSSSEFAEKAGGAESAGKGGKGKKGGGGVNVRRCTHCASEKTPQWRTGPLGPKTLCNACGVRFKSGRLVPEYRPAASPTFVLTQHSNSHRKVMELRRQKEMLVVGGLRQEGDAASAAAISELLLGDYGVC; encoded by the exons ATGCCgccattattaatattattattgttgctgCTGCTCCCATCATGTCTCCTTCTCCATTATTTGTATGGCAAAGTTGATCCTCCTCTCCAATTGACCCatatctctccctctctctcgaaGTTCAGTTCCGTGGTAATGGCTAAGGAATGGGAGATGATGGATTTCACAATGGGGGTGGGGATGGCGTCTGCTCCGCCTGCTGCACCGTTTacagctgctgctgctgcttcgCCGGCGGCGACGTACCTCTACGGCTCAATTCCTCCCATCGTCGATGAGCTCCTTGACTTGTCGCCGCAGCAGCACGAGGATTGTTTTCCCTCGATGGAGGGTGTTGCACCGGGAGGAGCGACGCCGTACTTCTCTGAGTTCAAACCTCTGCAGGGGCCTAAGTCTTCCTCGTCTTCCTTTGATCTTTACATTCCG CAATGCGAGGAGGCGGCGGAGCTGGAATGGCTGTCGAAGTTTGTGGATGACTCCTTCTCCGACGTGCCCTACTGTAATTCTGGCCTGGGGGCAGTCATCGCGCCAGCCACTAAGCGGGAGGCGACGACGCCGAGTAGGGCGGACCACTCCACCTCTGTTTCGGCCGTGTGGTCGTCGTTGGTGGCGCCGGTGACTATGCAGAACGCGTCGCCGCCGTCCCCGTCGTCCTCCTCGTCGTCTGAGTTCGCGGAAAAAGCTGGCGGCGCTGAGAGTGCAGGGAAGGGAGGGAAGGGGAAGAAGGGCGGCGGCGGCGTGAACGTACGTCGCTGCACGCACTGCGCGTCGGAGAAGACGCCGCAGTGGCGGACGGGGCCGCTGGGGCCCAAGACGCTGTGCAACGCGTGCGGGGTACGGTTCAAGTCCGGCCGGCTCGTGCCGGAGTACCGCCCGGCGGCCAGCCCCACCTTCGTGCTCACCCAACACTCCAACTCGCACCGGAAGGTCATGGAGCTCCGCCGCCAGAAGGAGATGCTCGTGGTCGGCGGCCTCCGCCAGGAGGGCGATGCCGCCTCCGCCGCGGCCATCTCAGAGCTCCTCCTCGGCGATTACGGGGTCTGCTGA